A section of the Saccopteryx leptura isolate mSacLep1 chromosome 6, mSacLep1_pri_phased_curated, whole genome shotgun sequence genome encodes:
- the GET4 gene encoding Golgi to ER traffic protein 4 homolog isoform X1 yields the protein MAAAMAEQEGGRNGARNRGGVQRVEGKLRASVEKGDYYEAHQMYRTLFFRYMSQSKHVEARELMCSGALLFFSHGQQNSAADLSMLVLESLEKAEVEVADELLENLAKLFSLMDPNSPERVAFVSRALKWSSGGSGRLGHPRLHQLLALTLWREQNYCESRYHFLHSTDGEGCANMLVEYSTSRGFRSEVDMFVAQAVLQFLCLKNKSSASVVFTTYTQKHPSIENGPPFVQPLLNFIWFLLLAVDGGKLTVFTVLCEQYQPSLRRDPMYNEYLDRIGQLFFGVPPKQTSSYGGLLGNLLSSLMGSSEQEGDDSQDDSSPIELD from the exons ATGGCGGCGGCGATGGCCGAGCAGGAGGGCGGCCGGAACGGCGCCCGGAACCGCGGCGGCGTCCAGCGCGTGGAGGGCAAGCTGCGCGCCAGCGTCGAGAAGGGCGACTACTACGAGGCGCACCAGATGTACCGGACCCTCTTCTTCAG GTACATGTCGCAGAGCAAGCACGTGGAGGCCCGGGAGCTCATGTGCTCGGGGGCCCTGCTCTTCTTCAGCCATGGCCAG CAAAACAGCGCGGCGGACTTGTCCATGCTGGTCCTGGAGTCTCTGGAGAAGGCGGAAGTGGAGGTGGCCGACGAGCTGCTGG AAAACCTGGCTAAGCTGTTCAGTCTGATGGACCCAAATTCTCCGGAGCGAGTGGCCTTCGTGTCCAGAGCCCTGAAGTGGTCCAGTGGAGGGTCTGGGAGACTGGGTCACCCACGGCTGCACCAGCTGCTGGCCCTCACCCTGTGGAGAG aACAGAATTACTGTGAGTCTCGGTATCACTTCCTGCACTCGACCGACGGAGAAGGGTGTGCGAACATGCTGGTGGAGTACTCCACCTCCAGAGGGTTCCGCAGCGAGGTGGACATGTTCGTGGCCCAGGCGGTCCTACA gtttctctgtttaaaaaacaaGAGCAGTGCGTCCGTGGTGTTCACGACGTACACACAGAAACACCCATCCATCGAGAACGGCCCGCCCTTCGTGCAGCCGCTGCTCAATTTCATCTGGTTTCTGCTGCTGGCCGTTGACGG GGGCAAGCTGACAGTGTTCACGGTGCTGTGTGAGCAGTACCAGCCGTCCCTGCGGCGGGACCCCATGTACAACGAG TACCTCGACAGGATAGGACAGCTCTTCTTCGGGGTGCCCCCCAAGCAGACGTCTTCCTATGGAGGCTTGCTAG GGAACCTTCTGAGCAGCCTCATGGGCTCCTCGGAGCAGGAGGGCGACGACAGTCAGGACGACAGCAGCCCCATTGAGCTCGACTGA
- the GET4 gene encoding Golgi to ER traffic protein 4 homolog isoform X2 — MSQSKHVEARELMCSGALLFFSHGQQNSAADLSMLVLESLEKAEVEVADELLENLAKLFSLMDPNSPERVAFVSRALKWSSGGSGRLGHPRLHQLLALTLWREQNYCESRYHFLHSTDGEGCANMLVEYSTSRGFRSEVDMFVAQAVLQFLCLKNKSSASVVFTTYTQKHPSIENGPPFVQPLLNFIWFLLLAVDGGKLTVFTVLCEQYQPSLRRDPMYNEYLDRIGQLFFGVPPKQTSSYGGLLGNLLSSLMGSSEQEGDDSQDDSSPIELD, encoded by the exons ATGTCGCAGAGCAAGCACGTGGAGGCCCGGGAGCTCATGTGCTCGGGGGCCCTGCTCTTCTTCAGCCATGGCCAG CAAAACAGCGCGGCGGACTTGTCCATGCTGGTCCTGGAGTCTCTGGAGAAGGCGGAAGTGGAGGTGGCCGACGAGCTGCTGG AAAACCTGGCTAAGCTGTTCAGTCTGATGGACCCAAATTCTCCGGAGCGAGTGGCCTTCGTGTCCAGAGCCCTGAAGTGGTCCAGTGGAGGGTCTGGGAGACTGGGTCACCCACGGCTGCACCAGCTGCTGGCCCTCACCCTGTGGAGAG aACAGAATTACTGTGAGTCTCGGTATCACTTCCTGCACTCGACCGACGGAGAAGGGTGTGCGAACATGCTGGTGGAGTACTCCACCTCCAGAGGGTTCCGCAGCGAGGTGGACATGTTCGTGGCCCAGGCGGTCCTACA gtttctctgtttaaaaaacaaGAGCAGTGCGTCCGTGGTGTTCACGACGTACACACAGAAACACCCATCCATCGAGAACGGCCCGCCCTTCGTGCAGCCGCTGCTCAATTTCATCTGGTTTCTGCTGCTGGCCGTTGACGG GGGCAAGCTGACAGTGTTCACGGTGCTGTGTGAGCAGTACCAGCCGTCCCTGCGGCGGGACCCCATGTACAACGAG TACCTCGACAGGATAGGACAGCTCTTCTTCGGGGTGCCCCCCAAGCAGACGTCTTCCTATGGAGGCTTGCTAG GGAACCTTCTGAGCAGCCTCATGGGCTCCTCGGAGCAGGAGGGCGACGACAGTCAGGACGACAGCAGCCCCATTGAGCTCGACTGA